In one Flammeovirga yaeyamensis genomic region, the following are encoded:
- a CDS encoding sulfatase, which yields MKIKSLMTICFSLLMISNSYSQDKKPNIVLFFVDDMGWKDPAFMGSDYHETPNLDQMASEGFVFHNAYSAGPNCAPSRASLMSGQYSPRHGKVAVWNSKRGPEEQMRLEPVPDQGLPLENYTLAEALRDGGYKTGIFGKWHIEGLASDQGFEIDGETDASEINFKETDDPKDIYSLTEKACQFLEDQKDQPFFLYLSHHTVHTKWEARQPMIDYFEGKEKGKIHKNAQYAAMVKHTDESMGIIMKKLKDLGIDDNTIVIFTSDNGAIGRVKQTPLRGAKGMLYEGGIRVPLVVRWPLGITPATSTEPIINIDFYPTFLELAGIKKAKDKVLDGESFVPLLTQKKESLSRSTIYYHYPIYLDGKNARGARDQYFRNRPTTVAINGDWKLLFFHEEYVLDGGEKNMDSNHMVELYNLKDDPSEMKDLSLVEIKKRDEMLKDLKKWMKKTNAPLAMKKTPENYRPVYKRGDHKKKHSN from the coding sequence ATGAAAATAAAAAGCTTAATGACTATTTGTTTCTCTTTATTGATGATATCAAATAGTTATTCTCAAGATAAAAAGCCCAATATCGTTCTATTTTTTGTAGACGATATGGGCTGGAAAGACCCTGCTTTTATGGGATCAGATTATCACGAAACGCCTAACTTGGATCAAATGGCATCAGAAGGATTTGTCTTTCATAATGCTTATTCAGCTGGACCAAACTGTGCTCCTTCAAGAGCAAGTTTAATGTCAGGTCAATATTCTCCAAGACATGGTAAAGTGGCGGTTTGGAATTCTAAAAGAGGACCTGAAGAGCAAATGCGTTTGGAACCTGTACCTGATCAGGGATTGCCTTTAGAGAATTATACTTTGGCTGAAGCCTTGAGAGACGGAGGTTATAAAACGGGTATTTTTGGGAAGTGGCATATCGAAGGTTTAGCATCAGATCAAGGATTTGAAATTGATGGAGAAACGGATGCAAGCGAGATCAACTTTAAGGAAACAGACGATCCTAAAGATATCTACAGTTTAACGGAGAAAGCTTGTCAGTTTTTGGAAGATCAAAAAGATCAACCTTTTTTCTTGTACTTATCGCATCACACCGTGCACACAAAGTGGGAAGCACGTCAGCCAATGATCGATTACTTTGAAGGTAAAGAGAAAGGTAAAATTCATAAAAACGCTCAATACGCTGCCATGGTAAAACATACAGACGAAAGTATGGGGATTATTATGAAGAAGTTAAAGGATTTAGGAATTGATGATAACACCATTGTCATTTTCACTTCTGATAACGGAGCTATTGGTCGTGTAAAGCAGACTCCACTAAGAGGAGCAAAGGGAATGTTGTACGAAGGTGGGATTCGTGTTCCTTTAGTCGTTAGGTGGCCTTTAGGCATTACTCCAGCTACATCAACAGAACCAATTATCAATATCGATTTTTACCCTACTTTCTTAGAGTTGGCAGGGATAAAAAAAGCCAAAGATAAGGTGTTGGATGGAGAAAGCTTTGTACCTCTATTGACTCAGAAAAAGGAAAGTTTATCACGATCAACGATTTATTATCACTACCCTATTTACCTAGATGGTAAAAATGCAAGAGGGGCGAGAGATCAATATTTTAGAAACCGACCAACTACCGTAGCGATTAATGGTGATTGGAAACTGTTATTCTTCCACGAGGAATATGTACTTGATGGAGGGGAGAAAAATATGGATTCCAACCATATGGTTGAACTCTACAATTTAAAAGACGACCCATCAGAAATGAAGGATTTATCGTTGGTAGAGATTAAAAAAAGAGATGAAATGCTAAAGGATTTAAAGAAGTGGATGAAGAAAACCAATGCTCCTTTGGCCATGAAAAAAACACCGGAAAACTATCGACCGGTATATAAAAGAGGGGATCACAAGAAGAAACATTCTAATTAA
- a CDS encoding SusC/RagA family TonB-linked outer membrane protein yields MQKKFTHFRVTHSIGKLSIFYLTFSLLFSLSTLANANAYESPSTDLQDNMIVSGVVTDEMGEPLPGVSILIKGTTKGTITSFDGSYKLSVQPKDVLVYSFIGYLNHEEVVGIQTVLDVKMNLDEELLDEVVVVGYGVQKKQSIVGAIETTPTKELLESGGATNMTSALTGRVAGMTVIESSGEPGQNEAQILIRGRSSWNDNSPLVLVDGVERSFNDIDPNEVESISVLKDASATAVFGVKGANGVILVTSKQGSEEKTRINISQEVGMKTPMNTSSRLDMPSTFRLANQALANDGLWDQMIPESYIRNWENPNRDMEKYPEVDWWDEVVGTGYQSKTNFNISGGTKKIKYFTSVGYLKETDILKSNPQQDYDPSFSNDRLNFRTNLKFNVTKTTSVDFGISGNQKRYSSPAEVRTSNYQKEEFFKKIYRTPSYLYPVRFEDGSYGGIDPNGGDNPMSILNESGSGQTRRSELFTNLQLDQKLDFITKGLTFRAKIAFDTYTQFNKTISKDRVMFHYPTPESENRVRYPDANFVEQPVTINNWDYGWFRKTMLYEFSTRYNRTFGDHSVTGLLLFSRRINSPEVSFPFYEENWAGRVTYDYKMKYLAEVNVGVNGSDNFAPGQRFGVFPSFALGWVISEENIFRNADWLNSAKVRYSYGTVGRSHINNNTRHLYFGQYYQDGNINWRLGQDPTNWAPHYFEGRIPNENATWEKAVKQNLGFEATVFKNWRFTLDLFDEYRYDILMERRNIPAWSGFPENPYANIGEVKSRGFEVTLSYDFNIGEHLQIGIAPNFSVNESRIINRDDPHLLPDSQKDAGKPIGWKKGYVTDGLYKDWDDIYNSPNTNLGGNPIPGDIKYIDFNGDGSVDINDQTALKGLDVPTKTYGLNLSLNYKGFTVSALFYGVNGNYANISDDMMWGFAKGFYVLDEVHTNTWNPYTRDANANPTLHFQNMQHNNNSTEYRWQNASYWRLKNLEMGYNIKGKKSDFYRNIYVYASGNNLFTFTSFDSRLDPANSNAAYPLVRRFNLGLRFGL; encoded by the coding sequence ATGCAAAAGAAGTTTACTCATTTTAGGGTAACTCATAGCATTGGTAAATTAAGTATTTTTTATCTGACATTTTCGCTATTGTTTAGTTTATCAACTTTAGCAAATGCTAATGCTTATGAAAGTCCTTCAACAGACCTTCAAGACAACATGATCGTTTCTGGAGTAGTCACCGATGAAATGGGAGAGCCATTGCCAGGTGTGTCTATCCTTATAAAAGGAACTACTAAAGGAACAATTACAAGTTTTGATGGATCTTACAAACTTTCTGTTCAACCAAAAGATGTTTTGGTTTACTCATTTATAGGTTATTTAAATCACGAAGAGGTTGTTGGTATACAAACGGTCTTGGATGTAAAAATGAACCTTGATGAAGAATTATTAGACGAGGTAGTGGTAGTAGGTTATGGTGTACAAAAGAAACAAAGTATTGTAGGTGCCATAGAAACTACTCCAACAAAAGAACTTTTAGAATCGGGTGGTGCAACTAACATGACCAGTGCTTTAACAGGTAGAGTAGCAGGTATGACTGTTATTGAATCGAGTGGAGAGCCGGGTCAGAACGAAGCACAAATCTTAATTAGAGGTCGTTCTTCTTGGAACGATAACTCTCCATTGGTATTAGTAGATGGAGTAGAAAGAAGTTTTAATGATATTGATCCCAACGAGGTGGAGTCCATCTCAGTACTGAAAGATGCTTCTGCAACAGCTGTATTTGGTGTAAAAGGTGCCAACGGTGTTATCTTGGTGACATCAAAACAAGGTTCGGAGGAAAAAACAAGAATAAATATCTCACAAGAAGTAGGTATGAAAACGCCAATGAATACTTCTTCTCGTTTGGATATGCCTTCCACTTTCAGATTAGCCAATCAAGCGTTAGCCAACGATGGTTTGTGGGATCAAATGATTCCAGAAAGCTATATCAGAAACTGGGAGAATCCGAATAGAGATATGGAAAAATATCCAGAAGTAGATTGGTGGGACGAGGTAGTAGGTACTGGCTATCAATCAAAAACTAACTTTAACATCTCAGGGGGAACGAAAAAAATTAAATATTTCACATCGGTGGGTTATTTGAAAGAGACAGATATTTTGAAGTCGAATCCTCAACAAGATTACGATCCAAGTTTCTCGAATGACCGTTTGAACTTCAGAACCAATTTAAAATTCAACGTTACAAAGACAACAAGTGTCGATTTTGGTATCTCTGGTAATCAGAAAAGATATTCAAGTCCGGCAGAAGTAAGAACAAGTAATTATCAAAAAGAAGAATTCTTTAAAAAGATCTACAGAACGCCGTCTTACTTATATCCTGTAAGATTTGAAGATGGATCGTATGGTGGTATTGATCCTAATGGTGGTGATAACCCGATGTCCATTTTAAATGAATCAGGAAGTGGACAAACAAGAAGATCTGAATTGTTTACCAACTTACAATTGGATCAGAAACTAGACTTCATTACTAAAGGACTAACTTTTAGAGCCAAAATAGCATTTGATACTTACACGCAGTTTAACAAAACAATTAGCAAAGACCGTGTAATGTTCCATTATCCTACTCCAGAATCAGAAAATAGAGTACGTTACCCAGATGCAAACTTCGTAGAACAGCCGGTAACGATAAATAACTGGGATTATGGATGGTTCCGAAAAACAATGTTATATGAATTCTCTACTAGATATAATAGAACATTTGGTGACCACTCTGTAACAGGTTTATTACTCTTCTCAAGAAGAATTAATTCTCCAGAAGTATCTTTTCCATTCTATGAGGAAAACTGGGCGGGTAGAGTAACTTACGATTACAAAATGAAGTATCTAGCCGAAGTAAACGTTGGTGTAAACGGCTCGGATAACTTTGCTCCAGGACAACGATTTGGTGTTTTCCCATCGTTTGCATTGGGTTGGGTGATATCTGAGGAAAACATCTTTAGAAATGCCGATTGGCTAAACAGTGCTAAAGTAAGATATTCATATGGTACTGTAGGTAGATCGCATATCAATAACAATACGCGTCACTTGTACTTTGGACAGTATTACCAAGATGGCAACATCAACTGGCGTTTAGGTCAGGATCCAACGAACTGGGCACCACACTATTTCGAAGGAAGAATTCCTAACGAAAATGCTACTTGGGAAAAAGCAGTGAAACAAAACTTAGGTTTTGAAGCAACAGTATTCAAAAACTGGAGATTCACTTTAGATCTTTTCGACGAGTACCGCTACGATATCTTGATGGAAAGAAGAAATATTCCAGCTTGGTCAGGTTTCCCAGAGAATCCATATGCTAACATTGGTGAGGTAAAATCAAGAGGTTTTGAAGTAACATTAAGTTATGACTTTAATATCGGTGAGCATTTACAAATTGGTATTGCCCCTAACTTCTCGGTGAACGAAAGTAGAATCATCAACAGAGATGATCCACACTTATTGCCAGATTCTCAGAAGGATGCCGGTAAGCCGATTGGATGGAAAAAAGGATATGTAACTGATGGTTTATATAAAGATTGGGACGATATCTACAACTCTCCAAATACTAACTTAGGTGGTAACCCTATTCCGGGTGATATCAAATACATTGACTTTAATGGCGATGGTAGTGTAGATATTAACGATCAAACGGCCTTAAAAGGATTGGATGTTCCAACGAAAACATATGGTCTGAACCTATCATTAAATTATAAAGGCTTTACAGTTTCTGCTTTATTCTATGGTGTGAATGGTAACTACGCCAACATTTCGGACGATATGATGTGGGGATTTGCAAAAGGATTTTATGTATTGGACGAAGTACACACAAACACTTGGAATCCATACACAAGAGATGCGAATGCCAATCCAACATTACACTTCCAAAACATGCAGCACAACAACAATTCTACAGAATATAGATGGCAAAATGCTTCGTATTGGAGATTGAAAAACTTGGAGATGGGTTATAACATCAAAGGCAAGAAATCGGACTTCTACAGAAACATTTATGTGTATGCTTCGGGTAACAACCTGTTTACATTTACAAGTTTTGATAGTAGACTAGATCCAGCAAACTCAAACGCTGCCTATCCACTTGTAAGAAGATTTAACCTTGGTTTACGATTTGGATTATAA
- a CDS encoding arylsulfatase, with protein MNVLQHRLIKVALYVLALYGISSCATPHKKTANKNIKQPNIIYILADDAGWGDFSCYGQEKFTTPNIDALAESGIRFTDHYAGSSVCAPSRSTLLTGMHTGHTPIRGNKEVMPEGQVPIPADTYSLPKMLKQEGYVTGMFGKWGLGYPQSEGAPNAQGFDEFYGYNCQRLAHTYYPLYLRHNGTKVPLPKNTDGHMTYTHDMIHEQALSFIDQNKDKPFFLYLPYTIPHAEMVVPQDSLFQMYKEKYPQGKPYVNKVNHDPKLSHEDRFFKGAYGDQEYPRAAFATMMHYLDNSVGDVMEKLKEHGLDDNTIVIFSSDNGPHKEGGADPYYFNSFGPFKGVKRDLYEGGIRVPMIVSWPNTISKNQVSDHPSAFWDVLPTVADILDVEIPSEQNIDGISFLPTLKGEKEDQAKHDYLYWEFHEKGGRRAVRMGNWKAVQYNLKKGKKIEIYDLSNDPSESKNLAKQKPELVQKAQEIFNTARTTSTTFPFQGENM; from the coding sequence ATGAATGTATTACAACATCGTCTTATAAAAGTAGCCTTATATGTATTAGCACTTTATGGGATTAGTTCATGTGCGACTCCACATAAAAAGACAGCAAACAAAAACATCAAACAACCTAATATTATTTACATACTAGCAGACGATGCAGGATGGGGTGATTTTAGTTGTTATGGTCAGGAGAAATTCACAACACCAAACATCGATGCTTTAGCAGAAAGTGGTATCCGTTTTACGGATCATTATGCAGGTAGTAGTGTTTGTGCTCCTTCGAGATCAACTCTTTTAACAGGTATGCATACAGGGCATACACCTATTCGAGGTAATAAAGAAGTAATGCCGGAAGGTCAGGTGCCAATTCCTGCAGATACTTATAGCTTACCTAAAATGTTGAAGCAAGAAGGGTATGTAACTGGTATGTTCGGTAAGTGGGGCTTAGGTTACCCACAATCGGAAGGTGCTCCAAATGCACAAGGTTTCGATGAGTTTTATGGGTATAACTGTCAGAGGTTGGCACATACGTATTACCCATTATACTTAAGACATAATGGTACTAAAGTGCCTCTTCCAAAAAATACAGATGGTCACATGACGTATACTCACGATATGATTCACGAGCAAGCATTGTCGTTCATAGATCAAAATAAAGATAAGCCGTTCTTCTTATACTTGCCTTACACGATTCCTCATGCGGAAATGGTGGTACCTCAAGATTCACTTTTCCAAATGTATAAAGAGAAGTATCCTCAAGGAAAGCCTTATGTAAACAAGGTAAACCACGATCCTAAATTATCTCACGAAGATCGCTTCTTCAAAGGAGCATATGGAGATCAAGAATATCCAAGAGCAGCATTTGCTACTATGATGCACTACTTAGATAATTCTGTGGGTGATGTAATGGAAAAGCTAAAAGAACATGGTTTGGATGATAATACGATCGTGATTTTCAGTTCTGATAATGGTCCACACAAAGAAGGTGGAGCAGATCCCTATTACTTTAACTCGTTTGGTCCTTTTAAGGGAGTAAAACGTGATTTATATGAAGGTGGTATCCGTGTACCAATGATTGTTTCTTGGCCAAATACCATCTCTAAAAATCAAGTATCTGATCATCCATCAGCATTCTGGGATGTTTTACCTACAGTGGCAGATATCTTAGATGTTGAGATTCCAAGCGAACAAAATATTGATGGTATTTCTTTCTTACCTACTTTAAAAGGAGAAAAAGAGGATCAAGCTAAACACGATTATTTATACTGGGAGTTCCACGAGAAAGGTGGAAGAAGAGCAGTAAGAATGGGGAACTGGAAAGCGGTTCAATACAACTTGAAGAAAGGTAAGAAAATCGAAATCTACGATCTTTCTAACGATCCTTCAGAAAGTAAGAACTTAGCAAAGCAGAAACCTGAATTAGTACAAAAGGCACAAGAAATTTTTAATACTGCCCGTACTACTTCTACGACTTTCCCTTTCCAAGGAGAAAACATGTAA
- a CDS encoding hybrid sensor histidine kinase/response regulator transcription factor, with protein MIRIILLYIVCLLSINMHASSPLDLKKITVEKGLSHSDVRAICQDDYGYIWIATLKGLNYFDGEKIEVFDKSKGLKSNRLVEMKKDKFGFLWLLSEESGISSFHPLTHKVQHHQLVNNKEGNKLFDIQNLSLIFMTINKEGNCLYAVSTSSKVYKLPLKKDGNIKNIQEIPFNLPTQTENFVRSIYYDDQGTIWIGKRNGLYFKKRNNANFKKFRGSESKLKGVRSILKLNGGNYLIGANNGLFKVSLYKQTIKKIQPQSSISRINSLLKASDDSFWIGTSVGIWTMNKEENLQFHLLEDKNLSTSNVISLFEDKSNTVWIGCNSIGVRYTDLKESNFKHIDINDNNNFDFTYSKSMSEVDDYYILGSNNGVHFVTKDFKKDVKHAKLKNDIKCSVNTITVSDSKYIILGTSGYGLYISTRPFDKVQNVSFNQIKFPKELQYPKRFHIRKVITDKYDNTWIATNDGGIYCYNIHTKKFKHIERVKNITLSIINSMLYEADKNLLWIGTRDKGLIKLELQNDEFVNAKQYMYSVGNENTLSSNFVFSIVRDKDNLIWAGTIGGGLNCLIDEERGIFQRYNHSNGLYEDDIEGLLVDNVNGDIWIAGTSITSFNKESKTFTRYGKSDGIHAENGFKVNADFKDSHGVMFFGGVDGLTLIDINNWKKETQKIRLDISGLEINHQKLVFDKEFNGRVLLDSQLREKKSYLLYPNEKDISISFIGNSPSEVNKIEYQYLLEGYDEDWIETMTSNANNSAYYSNLSSSRYTFKVRGKLHNGPWSDIKTISFKIEKPWWQRWYSIASFVCIFVIVILLINYNFIHQHKLKTQLVFAQNQREKDEELIEQKLEFFTNVGHDLRTPLTLMQGPLDEVVQNKSISPDVREKISLSYQQTNKLLRLVNELMDFRKFDKTLELNNTTFEFIDFIENIFNSFKLKAKDRGIDFKLQVPENPIKVHYDAEKIESVIYNLLSNAFKFTETKGTITLNVLVDEANKKLILKVIDNGLGIDENALDKIFDRFYQTKNANSINIKGTGLGLSIAKSVIEAHEGDIHVESEKGKGTSFIIDLPLKDVESKEVMPQSYYVQNDVDIEEVGGVTFENQTVLLVEDNEEILQYLANLLKDTCKIKKAENGKEALDILHADKNISLVVSDVMMPEMNGTELCHHIKTNEQLWHVPIYLLTAKTSLIHQLEGLETGADDYITKPFKPSILKQKVINVLKNKEHVMQMYQGVMQLQKPLSKYSKEMEDDFLEKTIEIVEKNLSDPNLNVQLLVDEMAMSQSALYKKMKDVTGKSLVEFIKDVRMRKAGELLLSSNLKIFEIAYEIGFNDVKYFRKCFKDHYGMSASEYIKQMSKITEQEEVTN; from the coding sequence ATGATAAGAATTATACTATTATACATTGTATGTCTATTGTCCATAAACATGCATGCTTCTTCGCCACTGGATTTAAAGAAAATTACGGTGGAAAAGGGGTTGTCTCATTCCGATGTCCGTGCAATTTGTCAAGATGATTATGGCTACATTTGGATTGCTACCTTAAAAGGATTAAACTATTTTGATGGTGAAAAAATTGAAGTTTTTGATAAGTCCAAAGGGTTAAAATCAAATCGTTTGGTGGAAATGAAAAAGGACAAATTTGGCTTCCTATGGTTATTATCAGAGGAATCGGGTATATCGTCATTTCATCCTTTAACACATAAAGTACAACATCATCAATTAGTCAATAACAAAGAAGGTAACAAGCTTTTTGATATTCAGAACCTGTCATTAATATTTATGACAATAAACAAGGAAGGCAATTGCTTATATGCTGTTTCAACAAGTAGTAAAGTATATAAACTGCCTTTAAAGAAAGATGGAAATATCAAGAATATTCAAGAAATACCTTTCAATTTACCTACTCAAACCGAAAACTTTGTAAGGTCGATTTACTACGATGATCAAGGAACAATTTGGATTGGTAAACGAAATGGATTGTATTTTAAGAAGAGAAATAATGCAAACTTTAAAAAGTTTAGGGGATCGGAAAGCAAATTAAAAGGAGTAAGGTCTATTCTAAAATTAAACGGAGGAAACTACCTCATTGGAGCCAATAATGGTTTATTTAAAGTTTCATTATACAAACAAACCATTAAAAAAATCCAACCACAATCCTCTATAAGTAGAATAAATAGCCTGCTTAAGGCGTCCGATGATTCTTTCTGGATAGGAACTTCTGTTGGAATCTGGACCATGAATAAAGAAGAAAACCTTCAGTTTCATTTATTAGAAGATAAAAACTTATCAACATCCAATGTAATTAGTTTATTCGAAGATAAATCGAATACAGTTTGGATTGGTTGTAATTCGATCGGGGTGAGATATACCGATTTAAAAGAATCGAATTTTAAACATATAGATATTAACGATAATAATAATTTCGACTTTACTTACTCCAAAAGTATGTCAGAAGTTGACGATTATTACATTTTGGGATCGAATAACGGAGTTCATTTTGTAACAAAAGACTTTAAAAAGGATGTTAAACACGCCAAATTAAAGAACGATATAAAGTGTTCAGTAAATACCATTACGGTATCAGATTCTAAATATATTATTTTGGGAACTTCAGGGTATGGTTTATATATTTCAACCCGACCATTTGATAAAGTGCAAAATGTAAGTTTCAATCAGATCAAGTTTCCAAAGGAGTTACAATATCCAAAACGATTTCATATTCGTAAAGTAATTACAGACAAATACGATAACACTTGGATAGCTACCAACGACGGAGGTATTTATTGTTATAATATTCATACTAAGAAGTTTAAGCATATTGAGAGAGTAAAAAACATTACGCTTTCGATCATCAACTCTATGTTATATGAGGCCGATAAGAATTTATTGTGGATAGGTACTCGAGATAAAGGCTTAATAAAATTAGAACTTCAGAACGATGAGTTCGTAAATGCAAAGCAATACATGTACTCCGTGGGAAATGAAAATACCCTAAGTAGTAACTTTGTTTTTTCTATAGTTAGAGATAAGGATAACTTAATTTGGGCAGGTACGATTGGTGGTGGTCTCAACTGTTTAATTGATGAAGAAAGAGGTATTTTCCAACGTTACAATCATTCGAACGGTTTGTACGAAGATGATATCGAAGGGTTATTGGTCGATAATGTTAATGGAGATATTTGGATAGCCGGTACTTCAATTACTAGCTTTAACAAGGAAAGTAAGACCTTTACAAGATATGGTAAATCCGATGGAATTCATGCCGAAAATGGCTTTAAGGTCAATGCTGATTTTAAAGACAGTCATGGTGTAATGTTCTTTGGAGGAGTAGATGGCTTGACGCTAATTGATATCAATAATTGGAAAAAGGAAACACAAAAAATCCGATTGGATATAAGTGGCTTGGAAATCAATCATCAAAAGTTAGTTTTTGATAAGGAATTTAACGGAAGAGTTCTATTGGATAGTCAGTTAAGAGAAAAGAAAAGCTATTTACTCTACCCAAACGAAAAAGACATCTCCATATCATTTATTGGCAACAGCCCAAGCGAAGTCAATAAGATAGAATATCAATATTTATTGGAAGGGTACGACGAGGATTGGATAGAAACGATGACTTCTAATGCAAACAACTCAGCTTACTATTCAAATCTCTCAAGCAGCCGATATACATTTAAGGTAAGAGGTAAATTGCATAATGGTCCTTGGTCGGATATAAAAACCATTTCGTTTAAAATCGAAAAACCCTGGTGGCAAAGGTGGTACTCTATAGCTTCTTTTGTGTGTATATTTGTTATCGTTATTTTATTGATAAACTATAATTTCATTCATCAGCATAAATTAAAAACTCAATTGGTATTTGCTCAGAATCAAAGAGAAAAAGACGAAGAATTAATTGAGCAGAAATTAGAGTTCTTTACGAATGTAGGCCACGACTTAAGAACACCATTAACTTTAATGCAAGGTCCTTTGGATGAGGTGGTACAAAACAAGTCGATCTCTCCTGATGTAAGGGAAAAAATATCATTGAGTTACCAGCAAACCAATAAGCTATTGCGATTGGTGAACGAGCTGATGGATTTCAGAAAGTTCGATAAAACACTGGAGTTGAATAACACTACTTTCGAGTTCATCGACTTTATAGAAAATATCTTCAATTCGTTTAAACTGAAAGCCAAGGATAGAGGAATTGATTTCAAACTGCAGGTACCGGAAAACCCAATAAAAGTGCATTATGATGCAGAAAAGATAGAGTCTGTTATCTATAATTTACTTTCAAATGCCTTCAAGTTTACAGAAACAAAAGGTACAATTACCCTAAATGTTTTAGTCGACGAAGCCAACAAAAAGTTAATCTTAAAAGTCATTGATAACGGACTAGGTATTGATGAAAATGCTTTGGATAAGATTTTCGATCGCTTTTATCAGACAAAAAATGCCAACTCTATCAACATCAAAGGCACTGGGTTGGGGCTATCGATTGCCAAGAGTGTGATTGAGGCACATGAAGGAGATATTCATGTAGAAAGTGAAAAAGGAAAAGGAACAAGCTTCATCATCGATTTACCTTTAAAAGATGTAGAGAGTAAAGAAGTGATGCCGCAAAGTTATTATGTGCAAAACGATGTGGATATTGAGGAAGTAGGAGGGGTAACTTTCGAAAATCAGACAGTGCTTTTAGTGGAGGATAACGAAGAGATTCTTCAATACTTGGCCAATCTTTTGAAAGATACTTGTAAGATCAAGAAAGCGGAAAATGGTAAAGAAGCTTTGGATATTTTACATGCAGATAAAAACATTTCTTTGGTCGTTAGCGATGTGATGATGCCGGAGATGAATGGTACAGAATTGTGTCATCATATCAAGACCAACGAACAATTGTGGCATGTTCCAATCTACTTATTGACGGCTAAAACATCGTTGATACATCAGTTGGAAGGTTTGGAAACTGGAGCAGATGATTACATTACCAAGCCTTTCAAACCTAGTATTCTTAAGCAGAAAGTCATTAACGTCTTGAAAAATAAGGAACATGTGATGCAGATGTATCAAGGAGTGATGCAATTGCAAAAACCATTAAGTAAATATTCCAAAGAGATGGAAGACGATTTCTTAGAAAAAACCATAGAAATCGTCGAAAAGAATCTATCTGATCCTAACCTGAATGTACAGCTTTTAGTAGATGAAATGGCCATGTCTCAATCGGCTTTATACAAGAAGATGAAAGACGTAACAGGGAAATCTTTGGTAGAGTTTATTAAAGATGTGCGTATGCGTAAGGCGGGTGAATTACTGTTATCTTCTAACTTAAAGATCTTTGAGATTGCCTATGAGATTGGTTTCAACGATGTGAAGTATTTTAGAAAGTGCTTTAAAGACCACTATGGAATGTCGGCCTCGGAGTACATCAAACAAATGAGTAAAATTACTGAACAAGAAGAGGTTACTAATTAG